One segment of Asaia bogorensis NBRC 16594 DNA contains the following:
- a CDS encoding DeoR/GlpR family DNA-binding transcription regulator, with product MSDDPKPAAALDGFSGIKRQNLKSRQQQILDLLFEQGNASIEFLAEHFDVSRMTIHRDAHALASQGLIDKIHGGITLKNRARTEKNVAYRQHRAANLKKAIIQRAVSMIEPGQVIILDDSTTVAEMLPLLPARAPLTVITNAVGVVQALAPFPGIKIICLGGDYSNSRNAFFGLVCEQAARSLRGNIMFMSTSVISGDTAFQNDQDVVKVKRALMDIADQCVLLVDSTKFRQGGLHRLTSLQEFDRILTDSQIKSDTLSDLEAAGIPVEIC from the coding sequence ATGAGTGATGACCCCAAGCCAGCAGCCGCGCTCGACGGTTTTTCCGGGATCAAGCGCCAGAACCTGAAATCACGTCAGCAGCAGATTCTCGATCTGCTGTTCGAGCAGGGTAATGCGAGCATCGAGTTTCTGGCGGAGCATTTCGATGTCAGCCGTATGACCATTCATCGTGATGCCCATGCGCTGGCAAGTCAGGGGCTGATTGACAAGATCCATGGCGGAATCACGCTCAAGAACCGTGCCCGTACCGAGAAAAACGTTGCCTATCGTCAGCATCGCGCCGCCAATCTGAAGAAGGCGATCATCCAGCGTGCCGTGTCGATGATTGAGCCCGGCCAGGTCATTATTCTAGATGACTCGACCACTGTTGCCGAGATGTTGCCGTTGCTGCCTGCCCGGGCACCGCTGACGGTCATTACCAATGCGGTCGGGGTCGTTCAGGCTCTGGCCCCTTTCCCCGGTATCAAGATCATCTGTCTGGGGGGGGATTACAGCAACTCACGCAACGCGTTCTTCGGGCTGGTGTGCGAGCAGGCTGCGCGCTCATTGCGCGGCAATATCATGTTCATGTCCACCTCCGTGATCTCGGGTGACACGGCTTTCCAGAACGATCAGGATGTCGTGAAGGTCAAGCGTGCCCTGATGGATATTGCCGATCAATGCGTACTTCTGGTGGACAGCACCAAGTTCCGGCAGGGCGGTCTGCACCGCCTGACATCGCTGCAGGAATTCGACCGTATTCTGACGGATAGCCAGATCAAATCCGATACGCTGTCAGATCTTGAAGCCGCTGGTATTCCCGTCGAGATCTGCTGA
- a CDS encoding efflux RND transporter permease subunit, which produces MKFMLALLKGRAAILGAVVLLMIAGIADLRSLSVEPVPDISPRQVLISVRAPGLPTEEVERLVTFPIETVMSGIVGVDSMRSVSRTGVSVLYLQFNDGTDIYRARELVAQRLDQARAAVSVRNLAITMGPMATGMGEILQLQIHGEGRSLAALNRIMTWNVVPKLRLIPGVIDVNINGGASQTYQVALNPMALRQFRVSVSDVFNAVDRDNEAAGGAWIEHNDEQNIIVGRSLIDSLHELGEVQVRSMPNGGVVHVRDVGTVREGRLPRLGGVTRDGEGEIVNAVVLLQQGANAKATLSRIKAALPQIIASLPEGVTLEPYYSRATLTDVTIHTVKENLVLGAILVLVVLLVVIGDWRASLVIISVIPFSLVAAMVGMRHLGISANLLSLGAIDFGMVVDSALVIVESVLSSQAGDDVPLTRRIAETVRSVARPVIFAILIIIMVYLPVLTLEGVEGRMFRPMAQTVILALIASLIYALIAVPAFAELIMKIKPHHASAHETHNEAHPSDTEALTGTEHDTFFIRFLRRGFAPASRWCMDHGRMVVGIALLVLVVSLGLTTRLGGEFIPQLQEGDLIVTSTRLPGISLDASLRAITQIEKTLRQFPDIRMLVSNSGTSAIPTDPQGGEQSDTYVLLKPRSEWKTATTQEGLIRAFDAALRKNNPGSLYSWSQPIQMRMDDLQSGVRSQIAIGIYGPDIDTLMKLASQTARVVDSVNGAADVAPQDVGTIPYLHIDVDRTAAARLNVDTSEVLDVVESIGGHVGPPVSLQDALIPTEVRIMAESRDDLNDIRLLPVLTRDDHSVRLDQVADITLRDGPAAIRRNQGERRMMVQANVRGRDLSSFVQEAQSAVKSQIKLPPGYRIEWSGQFRNLQTAVARLEIVVPITLVLIFCLLILALGDIWLAALVFVNLPFAATGGIIALWVRGMPFSISAGIGFIALFGVATLNGVVLISYIRDKRLAGFDAVTAAVTSARERFRPVMATATVACLGFFPMAFSMSEGAEVEKPLASVVIGGLISCTALTLLVLPTLYIRLSAWRERRTQASSAPAE; this is translated from the coding sequence ATGAAATTCATGCTCGCCCTCCTCAAGGGGCGCGCCGCCATACTCGGTGCGGTCGTCCTTCTCATGATCGCCGGGATCGCGGATCTGCGTTCGCTCTCGGTTGAGCCGGTGCCGGATATCTCGCCCCGGCAGGTGCTCATCTCGGTGCGCGCACCCGGCCTGCCGACAGAGGAGGTCGAGCGCCTGGTGACTTTCCCTATAGAAACCGTCATGTCCGGTATCGTCGGGGTGGATTCCATGCGCTCGGTCTCACGTACCGGCGTTTCCGTGCTCTATCTGCAGTTCAATGACGGCACCGACATCTACAGGGCGCGCGAGCTGGTGGCGCAGCGGCTCGATCAGGCCCGCGCCGCCGTGTCTGTACGCAATCTCGCCATCACGATGGGGCCGATGGCCACCGGCATGGGCGAGATCCTGCAGCTCCAGATTCACGGCGAGGGTCGCTCACTGGCCGCGCTGAACCGGATCATGACGTGGAACGTCGTGCCCAAGCTGCGCCTGATCCCCGGTGTGATCGATGTCAACATCAATGGTGGCGCGTCACAGACCTACCAGGTCGCGCTCAACCCCATGGCGCTGCGTCAGTTCCGGGTTTCGGTGTCGGATGTGTTCAACGCGGTGGATCGTGACAACGAGGCCGCCGGGGGCGCGTGGATCGAGCATAACGACGAGCAGAACATCATCGTTGGGCGCTCGCTGATCGACAGCCTGCATGAGCTGGGCGAGGTGCAGGTGCGCAGCATGCCCAATGGCGGCGTGGTCCATGTGCGCGATGTCGGCACTGTGCGTGAGGGGCGTCTCCCGAGGCTCGGCGGTGTCACGCGCGATGGGGAGGGCGAAATCGTCAATGCCGTAGTCCTGTTGCAGCAGGGGGCCAATGCCAAGGCCACGCTCTCACGCATCAAGGCTGCCCTGCCTCAGATCATTGCCTCACTTCCTGAAGGCGTGACGCTCGAGCCCTATTACAGCCGCGCCACCCTGACTGATGTCACCATTCACACCGTCAAGGAAAACCTTGTCCTCGGCGCGATCCTCGTACTGGTCGTGCTTCTGGTCGTGATCGGCGACTGGCGTGCTTCGCTCGTGATCATTTCGGTCATCCCGTTTTCTCTGGTGGCCGCAATGGTGGGTATGCGTCACCTCGGCATTTCCGCCAATCTGCTGAGCCTTGGGGCCATCGATTTCGGGATGGTGGTCGATAGCGCCCTCGTGATTGTCGAGAGCGTGCTTTCCAGTCAGGCGGGTGACGACGTACCGCTTACACGGCGTATTGCCGAGACCGTGCGCTCGGTGGCGCGACCGGTCATATTCGCCATTCTGATCATCATCATGGTCTATCTGCCGGTGCTCACGCTGGAGGGCGTTGAGGGCCGAATGTTCCGCCCCATGGCCCAGACGGTCATCCTCGCGCTTATTGCGTCGCTGATCTACGCGCTGATCGCCGTGCCTGCTTTTGCGGAACTGATCATGAAGATCAAGCCTCATCACGCGTCCGCGCACGAAACCCATAATGAGGCGCATCCTTCTGATACGGAGGCGCTGACAGGAACCGAGCACGACACCTTCTTCATTCGCTTTCTGCGCCGCGGTTTCGCGCCGGCCTCGCGCTGGTGCATGGATCACGGGCGTATGGTGGTGGGCATCGCCCTGCTGGTGCTGGTGGTTTCGCTTGGCCTGACTACGCGGCTGGGCGGTGAATTCATCCCGCAATTGCAGGAAGGTGATCTGATCGTCACCTCGACACGTCTGCCTGGCATCTCGCTCGACGCCTCGCTGCGTGCCATCACCCAGATCGAGAAAACACTCAGGCAATTCCCTGATATCCGGATGCTGGTCAGCAATAGCGGTACCTCCGCCATACCGACCGATCCTCAGGGCGGCGAGCAGTCTGACACCTATGTTCTGCTCAAGCCGCGCAGCGAGTGGAAAACCGCCACAACACAGGAAGGGCTGATACGCGCCTTCGATGCCGCCTTGCGCAAAAACAACCCCGGCTCGCTCTATTCATGGAGTCAGCCTATCCAGATGCGCATGGATGACCTGCAATCGGGTGTGCGCTCCCAGATTGCCATAGGCATCTATGGTCCGGACATCGACACACTGATGAAGCTCGCCAGCCAGACGGCCCGCGTAGTGGATTCAGTCAATGGTGCTGCCGACGTGGCCCCGCAGGATGTCGGCACGATCCCGTATCTGCACATCGATGTGGATCGTACCGCCGCAGCGCGGTTGAACGTCGATACATCCGAAGTGCTGGATGTCGTGGAATCCATCGGCGGCCATGTAGGCCCTCCAGTCTCGCTGCAGGATGCGCTGATCCCCACCGAAGTGCGCATCATGGCAGAATCACGTGATGATCTGAACGATATCCGCCTGCTGCCCGTGCTGACCCGTGACGATCACTCGGTAAGGCTCGATCAGGTGGCCGACATCACCTTGCGTGACGGTCCGGCGGCGATCCGGCGCAACCAGGGAGAGCGTCGGATGATGGTACAGGCCAATGTGCGTGGCCGCGACCTCAGCTCCTTCGTTCAGGAAGCGCAGAGCGCGGTCAAAAGCCAGATCAAGCTTCCGCCGGGTTACAGGATCGAATGGAGCGGCCAGTTTCGCAATCTGCAAACCGCGGTGGCACGTCTGGAAATTGTCGTCCCGATCACACTGGTCCTGATCTTCTGCCTGCTTATCCTTGCCCTTGGCGATATCTGGCTGGCGGCTCTGGTGTTCGTTAACCTGCCTTTCGCGGCAACCGGCGGTATCATTGCCCTCTGGGTTCGTGGCATGCCATTCAGCATCTCGGCTGGTATCGGGTTCATCGCTCTGTTCGGTGTCGCGACGCTCAATGGCGTGGTGCTGATTTCCTATATCCGTGACAAGCGGCTTGCGGGGTTCGACGCTGTTACCGCAGCCGTCACCTCGGCGCGGGAGCGTTTCCGCCCTGTCATGGCAACAGCCACGGTGGCGTGTCTCGGCTTCTTCCCGATGGCCTTTTCCATGAGCGAGGGCGCCGAGGTGGAGAAGCCGCTGGCGAGTGTTGTGATAGGGGGACTGATCTCCTGCACCGCTCTGACGCTTCTTGTTTTGCCAACTCTTTATATAAGGCTCTCGGCCTGGCGTGAGCGCCGGACCCAGGCCAGTTCGGCCCCGGCTGAATAG
- a CDS encoding FGGY-family carbohydrate kinase — protein sequence MSTGYLIGIDCGSSSAKSVIFATDGRIVGLGQARVAQITDTPRHVERDMPATWRIVASTIRDALADAGLTGTDIAGVGVTAHGDGLFLLNRNKQPLGHGIMSLDSRAYGIHDGWKREGLLDRLMPVAGQRPYPYSATTLLAWIKRHEPERFASIGTVFFAKDWLRYCLTGEIATDLTEASTAFTDLHSQSYSPDILSALGLSEISAALPPMLDSCALAGTVSAEAAALTGLAEGTPVSAGLHDVIAAAVGLGQVRPGDMTVTAGTFSINEVLRDRPVIGTEWACRAGYRKGLWNCMAISPASASNLEWMARYVAPDDPEAAARLIEATIAKFATGRTERQIPLYHPYLFGSPFETPATASFLGVQSWHDRADLFRAMIEGTIFNHRHHVEDLLQTGGVRQIGISGGGSRRPEIGQLFADILGRPVMTSPLREAGALGAALTAAVACGLAPSLEEAVDALHMQPRQFEPDAALARYYDAVYGRYLAIARVLEPFWPSLHSDQSDDYPKAEPQHEKLPENLAAGATTSPAMPGSGQVVPPPSEAATAPTITQTLTAAIAAIQAPAVPIGSIPLQH from the coding sequence ATGAGCACAGGATATCTGATCGGGATCGATTGCGGTTCGTCGAGCGCCAAATCTGTGATTTTCGCAACAGATGGCAGGATCGTCGGTCTCGGGCAGGCGCGCGTCGCGCAGATCACCGATACGCCGCGCCATGTCGAGCGTGATATGCCTGCAACCTGGCGCATTGTCGCTTCTACCATACGTGACGCGCTGGCCGATGCAGGGCTGACGGGCACCGATATCGCGGGCGTAGGGGTCACGGCGCATGGTGACGGACTCTTCCTGCTCAACCGAAACAAGCAGCCCCTCGGTCACGGCATCATGTCGCTTGATAGCCGCGCCTACGGTATTCATGACGGGTGGAAGCGCGAAGGGCTGCTCGATCGCCTGATGCCGGTGGCCGGGCAGCGCCCCTATCCGTACTCCGCCACCACATTGCTTGCCTGGATCAAGCGCCACGAACCCGAGCGTTTTGCCTCGATTGGAACCGTGTTCTTTGCAAAGGACTGGCTGCGTTACTGCCTGACCGGAGAGATTGCCACCGATCTCACGGAGGCAAGCACCGCCTTTACTGACCTGCACAGCCAGAGTTACAGCCCTGATATCCTCTCTGCGCTCGGTCTGTCGGAAATCTCCGCCGCCCTGCCACCCATGCTTGATTCATGCGCCCTGGCAGGCACGGTAAGCGCCGAGGCGGCGGCCCTGACAGGCCTTGCTGAGGGCACGCCCGTTTCTGCTGGCCTGCATGATGTAATCGCGGCCGCTGTCGGGTTGGGTCAGGTTCGCCCCGGTGACATGACCGTCACAGCCGGAACGTTCTCCATCAACGAGGTCCTGCGTGACCGCCCGGTGATCGGGACCGAGTGGGCCTGCCGCGCTGGCTACCGCAAGGGCTTGTGGAACTGCATGGCGATCTCGCCTGCGTCGGCCAGTAATCTGGAGTGGATGGCACGTTACGTGGCACCTGACGATCCCGAGGCTGCCGCGAGGCTCATCGAGGCGACCATCGCCAAATTTGCGACGGGCCGCACCGAGCGTCAGATACCGCTCTACCATCCCTACCTGTTTGGCTCCCCCTTCGAGACGCCGGCCACCGCCTCTTTCCTCGGCGTCCAGTCCTGGCACGACAGGGCCGATCTCTTCCGCGCGATGATCGAAGGTACGATATTCAACCACCGCCACCACGTGGAGGATCTGCTGCAAACGGGCGGGGTGCGTCAGATCGGCATTTCGGGAGGAGGCAGCCGCCGCCCGGAAATTGGCCAGCTTTTTGCCGATATCCTCGGCCGCCCTGTCATGACGTCTCCCTTGAGAGAGGCCGGCGCCCTCGGCGCAGCCCTGACAGCCGCTGTCGCCTGTGGTCTTGCTCCTTCACTGGAAGAAGCCGTGGACGCGCTGCATATGCAGCCGCGTCAGTTCGAGCCCGACGCCGCGCTCGCGCGATACTATGACGCCGTTTATGGCCGCTATCTGGCCATAGCTCGCGTGCTCGAGCCCTTCTGGCCATCCCTGCACAGCGATCAGAGTGATGATTACCCGAAGGCCGAGCCCCAGCACGAAAAGCTGCCTGAAAATCTGGCGGCTGGAGCCACGACCTCACCAGCAATGCCCGGGAGCGGACAGGTTGTGCCTCCGCCCTCGGAGGCCGCAACAGCCCCGACCATCACACAGACCCTGACCGCGGCAATCGCCGCGATTCAAGCGCCTGCCGTCCCGATCGGTTCGATCCCTTTGCAACATTGA
- a CDS encoding glycerol-3-phosphate dehydrogenase/oxidase, whose protein sequence is MTHSAEHLDSAHFDVTIIGAGINGVGLFRELALQGVNVLLIEREDICAGASAAPSRLIHGGIKYLETGEFRLVAQSTLERNLLLRNAPHLVTALPTVIPIHSWFGGIVPSIKRFFRLKSKLADRGVLITEIGMQIYDFLGRRARVMPRHSLTLGKKVRQNWPHMTRKVIATGRYYDAAISQPERLGFECVEDALKLNLGCAIKTYSEVEAFSEGTLTLRDRLTGSKEQVRTDLIVNAGGAWIDSVNAALGLTTRYIGGTKGSHLVIRHEGLLRELNGQMVYFGTADGRICLAYPFLGHILVGSTDIPVKDPDTAQCSQDEQAYMLRMLSELFPGFTIGESDVIYRYCGVRPLPASNADDPGAISRDHIIHTDYAGITPVLSLVGGKWTTFRGLAEEVADKTLCMLHKKRVCSSRQRPIGGGTNYPSSRKKAAYLRQLASRHGLTEARAALLFERYGTIAERVAEYCARAPDAPLASLPEYTRNEILYVADEELVRSVNDIVYRRTPIALRGALNRAVIDEICTLIATPLGWSEAERSTQAETCWHIAREQHGVTDNSAVAQAA, encoded by the coding sequence ATGACCCATTCTGCCGAACATCTCGACTCAGCCCATTTCGATGTGACGATCATCGGTGCTGGCATAAACGGGGTCGGCCTCTTTCGTGAACTGGCCCTGCAGGGCGTTAATGTCCTGCTCATCGAACGCGAGGATATCTGTGCGGGAGCCTCTGCGGCTCCTTCGCGCCTCATTCACGGTGGAATCAAATATCTCGAGACAGGGGAATTTCGTCTCGTGGCGCAGTCCACGCTCGAGAGAAACCTGCTGCTTCGCAATGCCCCGCATCTGGTCACGGCGTTGCCAACGGTGATCCCGATCCACTCATGGTTTGGCGGCATTGTCCCTTCAATCAAGCGGTTTTTCCGCCTCAAGAGCAAGCTTGCGGATCGCGGGGTCCTGATTACCGAGATCGGTATGCAGATCTATGATTTCCTTGGGCGACGGGCCAGGGTGATGCCCCGCCATTCGCTCACGCTTGGCAAGAAAGTCCGGCAGAACTGGCCGCATATGACCCGCAAGGTCATCGCGACCGGGCGCTATTACGATGCAGCCATTTCCCAGCCTGAGCGGCTCGGGTTTGAATGTGTGGAAGACGCGCTCAAACTGAATCTCGGCTGCGCCATCAAGACCTATAGCGAGGTTGAGGCATTCAGTGAGGGCACCCTGACCTTGCGTGACCGCCTGACCGGCAGCAAGGAGCAGGTACGAACCGACCTCATCGTAAATGCGGGCGGCGCGTGGATCGACAGCGTCAATGCCGCGCTGGGGCTTACGACGCGCTATATCGGTGGCACCAAGGGGTCCCACCTCGTCATCCGTCACGAGGGCCTGCTGCGCGAGCTCAACGGGCAAATGGTCTATTTCGGCACGGCCGACGGGCGTATCTGCCTGGCTTATCCCTTCCTCGGGCACATTCTGGTCGGATCGACTGACATCCCTGTAAAGGATCCCGATACGGCGCAGTGCTCACAGGACGAGCAAGCCTACATGCTGCGCATGCTGTCCGAACTGTTCCCCGGGTTCACCATCGGTGAGAGCGATGTGATCTATCGCTATTGCGGGGTCAGACCGCTCCCCGCCAGTAATGCTGATGATCCTGGTGCAATCAGCCGCGATCACATCATCCACACGGATTACGCGGGCATCACCCCTGTTCTGTCGCTGGTTGGCGGAAAATGGACCACATTCCGTGGACTGGCGGAAGAAGTGGCCGACAAGACACTCTGCATGCTGCACAAAAAGAGAGTCTGCTCTTCCCGTCAGCGTCCGATCGGAGGGGGGACGAATTATCCGTCCTCGCGCAAGAAAGCAGCCTATCTGCGTCAGCTTGCCAGCAGACATGGCCTGACCGAGGCCCGTGCAGCGCTGCTGTTCGAGCGCTATGGCACTATAGCGGAACGGGTGGCGGAATATTGCGCGCGAGCGCCCGATGCGCCGCTCGCGAGCCTTCCCGAATACACACGCAACGAAATTCTCTATGTGGCAGACGAAGAACTCGTGCGCAGCGTCAACGATATTGTTTACCGACGCACGCCAATTGCCCTGCGCGGTGCGCTCAATCGCGCTGTCATCGACGAGATATGCACGCTCATCGCAACCCCGCTTGGCTGGTCGGAGGCTGAACGCAGCACCCAGGCTGAAACATGCTGGCATATTGCGCGCGAACAGCATGGGGTGACCGATAACAGCGCCGTCGCACAGGCTGCCTGA
- a CDS encoding NAD(P)-dependent alcohol dehydrogenase: MLSCIGYGAQGASERLAPFKFDRRDTGPDDVRIDILYCGVCHSDIHQARNEWHNTIYPCVPGHEIVGRVSEAGASVSKFKVGDLVGVGCMVDSCRECASCKEGLEQYCEVGFVGTYNGEDRQGRGITFGGYSKAVVVDQGFVLKVPENLELAAVAPLLCAGITTYSPLKHWKVGPGQRVGIVGLGGLGHMAVKFARAFGAEVVLFTTSQSKVEDGLRLGAHEVVLSKDPEAMAKETGRFDFILDAVAADHDINAYLNLLKREGTLVQVGAPENPLPVSVFSLIMKRRNFAGSLIGGIAETQEMLDFCGEHGITSDIEMIAMDEIENAYSRMLKSDVKYRFVIDMATLENA; this comes from the coding sequence ATGCTTTCCTGTATCGGTTACGGGGCACAAGGTGCCTCTGAGCGCCTCGCTCCCTTCAAGTTTGATCGTCGCGACACCGGTCCTGACGATGTCCGTATAGACATTCTCTATTGCGGCGTTTGCCATTCCGACATTCATCAGGCTCGTAATGAATGGCACAACACCATCTATCCCTGCGTGCCCGGCCATGAAATTGTTGGTCGCGTCAGCGAGGCTGGCGCGTCTGTCAGCAAGTTCAAGGTTGGCGATCTGGTTGGCGTAGGTTGCATGGTTGATTCATGCCGCGAATGTGCCAGCTGCAAGGAAGGTCTCGAGCAATATTGCGAGGTCGGCTTTGTTGGCACCTATAACGGTGAAGACCGTCAGGGACGTGGTATCACCTTCGGCGGCTACTCCAAGGCCGTAGTGGTCGACCAGGGATTTGTTCTCAAGGTTCCGGAAAACCTCGAACTCGCGGCTGTCGCGCCCCTGCTTTGCGCTGGTATCACGACCTACTCACCGCTCAAGCACTGGAAAGTTGGCCCAGGCCAGCGCGTGGGTATTGTTGGCCTTGGCGGGCTCGGCCACATGGCCGTAAAGTTCGCGCGGGCATTTGGTGCCGAGGTGGTTCTGTTCACGACATCGCAAAGCAAGGTCGAGGATGGCCTGCGTCTTGGCGCGCATGAGGTCGTGCTCTCCAAGGACCCGGAAGCGATGGCGAAGGAAACGGGTCGCTTCGACTTCATCCTCGATGCAGTGGCGGCCGATCATGACATCAACGCCTATCTGAATCTGCTCAAGCGCGAGGGAACGCTCGTTCAGGTAGGCGCTCCCGAGAATCCGCTCCCCGTCAGCGTATTCAGCCTGATCATGAAGCGCCGCAACTTTGCCGGCTCGCTGATCGGCGGCATTGCCGAGACGCAGGAAATGCTGGATTTCTGCGGCGAGCATGGCATCACCTCGGATATCGAGATGATCGCGATGGATGAGATCGAAAACGCCTATTCGCGCATGCTCAAATCGGATGTGAAGTATCGCTTCGTCATCGATATGGCGACGCTCGAAAACGCCTGA
- a CDS encoding efflux RND transporter periplasmic adaptor subunit — protein MIINPTRRLSARYRRALLALTSLSFALVPEIGLAQAGPVSTPPGTVSAPSAPSAPGAESGPQSPADWPNAPIAISREALRQEGIHTAVTRQGALPPHVDVPAYIDQDDRRSARIHPVGQGRVQSVLVTPGEIVKKGQVLFTYDDFSLSDAHQRLLSAEAAVQQARALRDDARLSYDRARALQGGAISQGEAQRRRSRLQDAEGTVKRSEAIAQNERERLARFSSSSEKTEGLHSSVISPIDGIVNKIVVGVGEEVSGRAAPAVEIDDLSRVWVVSQVGEQQATHLSRGGRQLTWPAPDARPIESRIDLIEGSVDPMTRHVLVRSLVDNSKRQLRPDMLVKTRLFSTETVHGIVIPASAIQKIGSQPCVFVRLDDTHYQARKVTTGPDLDGRIVVTQGLKPGETVVTDGSFVLKSQALLAPEPNHGEGGQ, from the coding sequence ATGATAATCAACCCCACGCGCCGCCTGTCTGCGCGTTATCGCCGCGCTCTCCTTGCCCTTACCAGCCTGTCATTCGCGCTCGTACCCGAGATCGGGCTCGCACAGGCCGGGCCAGTCTCGACGCCTCCCGGCACAGTCAGCGCGCCGAGTGCCCCAAGTGCCCCGGGTGCAGAGAGCGGACCGCAGAGCCCTGCTGACTGGCCGAATGCACCCATTGCGATTTCGCGGGAGGCACTCAGGCAGGAAGGTATTCATACCGCCGTAACGCGTCAGGGGGCATTGCCACCGCATGTCGATGTGCCTGCCTATATCGATCAGGATGACCGACGCAGCGCCCGGATTCACCCGGTGGGGCAGGGACGTGTGCAGAGCGTTCTGGTGACGCCGGGTGAGATCGTCAAAAAAGGTCAGGTGCTGTTTACCTATGACGATTTCAGCCTGAGCGATGCTCATCAGCGCCTCCTTTCGGCCGAAGCTGCGGTTCAGCAGGCCCGCGCCCTGCGCGACGATGCCCGTCTGTCCTATGATCGGGCCCGCGCCCTTCAGGGCGGCGCCATATCGCAGGGTGAGGCCCAGCGTCGCCGGTCGCGCCTTCAGGACGCTGAGGGCACGGTCAAACGCAGCGAGGCCATTGCGCAGAATGAGCGCGAAAGGCTGGCCCGGTTCTCTTCATCGTCTGAAAAGACCGAGGGGCTCCATTCATCCGTCATCTCCCCGATCGATGGCATCGTGAACAAGATTGTGGTGGGTGTGGGGGAGGAAGTGTCCGGCCGTGCCGCGCCAGCCGTCGAAATTGACGATCTTTCCCGGGTCTGGGTGGTCTCGCAGGTTGGTGAGCAGCAAGCGACGCATCTGAGCCGGGGTGGGAGACAACTGACTTGGCCGGCTCCTGACGCCAGACCCATCGAATCACGCATCGACCTGATTGAGGGCAGTGTGGACCCGATGACCCGCCATGTGCTCGTGCGCAGCCTCGTGGATAACAGCAAAAGGCAGCTCCGGCCCGACATGCTCGTCAAGACACGGCTCTTTTCGACCGAAACCGTGCATGGCATCGTGATCCCGGCCAGCGCCATACAGAAAATCGGCTCGCAGCCCTGCGTGTTTGTCCGTCTGGATGACACACATTATCAGGCGCGCAAGGTGACGACCGGCCCTGATCTCGATGGGCGGATTGTCGTAACGCAGGGGCTGAAACCCGGCGAAACAGTCGTGACGGATGGCAGCTTCGTTCTGAAGTCACAGGCCCTCCTGGCCCCCGAACCCAATCACGGCGAGGGCGGTCAGTAA